In the genome of Bacteroides mediterraneensis, the window ACATTTTTCTTTTTTCCTCCATGTTTGCGAAAAGAAATTTGAGAAAATTCTAAAATTTGGTCAGTTCCAGACGTGCATAGTCTGATTCCAGTGTCATTTTTTCCCCGTTACATTTAACAATCTCAAACACTGTTTCCTTTTGGTTGTCGATACCGAAATGCTTCAGCTTTTCTACCGGTGCATCCTCTCCCGTATCACTGGTCGATTTTCGTACTTTGAAGTCTTTCACCACCAGCTGCGTTTCGTTGTTCCGGTATTCTGTGCGTCCGATATAGGCTCCATAGCCTTTACTGCCTTGCTTTTCGGCTACCTCCGTCACCATGCGCGTAATGCTGTAGTACAATCTTTCGCACTTCACGGTTTCCCCGGTTTCCGTTAGGGTGAACTGTTCCAGTATCCAGAGTCCTTCCACATCGGAGTTTATCGGTGCCTTTTTGCAACCGCTAAAGGCCATTGCCAGTCCGATGGCCATCATGATTATAATATATGTTCCTCTTTTCATTTGCCAAGTCCTCCAGTTTTTCTAAGTGTAATCATTCCCCCTGTGCTGTTTCCCAAGTAATTTCCACGGTCTATTCCCAGTGCGGCACTTACGCTCCAGCCCTTGGCCCATTGGGGCAGGTAAGTCACTTCGGCCATGCTGTTGAACTGCTTGCGCACCTT includes:
- a CDS encoding lipocalin-like domain-containing protein: MKRGTYIIIMMAIGLAMAFSGCKKAPINSDVEGLWILEQFTLTETGETVKCERLYYSITRMVTEVAEKQGSKGYGAYIGRTEYRNNETQLVVKDFKVRKSTSDTGEDAPVEKLKHFGIDNQKETVFEIVKCNGEKMTLESDYARLELTKF